Proteins from a single region of Sylvia atricapilla isolate bSylAtr1 chromosome 7, bSylAtr1.pri, whole genome shotgun sequence:
- the CCNT2 gene encoding cyclin-T2 isoform X4, with protein sequence MATNSLHLTTFCLQYKPTVIACVCIHLACKWSNWEIPVSTDGKHWWEYVDPSVTLELLDELTHEFLQILEKTPSRLKRIRNWRANQAAKKPKGDGQVSENSLLGSSLVQNSILVDTVTGVAANTSFQKPSTSFPAPVPLTSGSISVPDGHAPENLAILATGMPSTSYSLASHQEWPQHQEQTRTEQIYSQKQETLPASQYNMNFQAGASVQLHSGVHHRPDKLAEHSTVKQEYSHKSANKHHGQVAAPVIIPQKMSLDKYREKRKLETLEMDVREHYVATPSEQQHKKHLQPQAASSSVTSPIKMKLPIANAEKPEKHLSDKKEKGGSLKLRIPIPPTEKGASKEELKMKIKVSSSERHSSSDEGSGKSKHSSPHVPKEHKDKHKEHSLNRHHGVGHKHSHSHGGSGSSKHSTDGVTPSVLRSPVGLSSDGNSSSSGSSRKKLHSNDASHNHHSKMSKSSKSSGSSSSSCSVKQYVSSHNSVFNLPLPPPPPVTYQVGYGHLSTLVKLDKKPVENGPDAHPQYSTNSQHMDYKDTFDMLDSLLSAQGMNM encoded by the exons CCTTCACCTTACCACCTTCTGTCTTCAGTACAAGCCCACAGTGATAGCATGTGTGTGCATTCACTTGGCCTGCAAGTGGTCCAACTGGGAGATTCCAGTATCAACTGATGGAAAACACTGGTGGGAATATGTAGATCCCTCAGTTACTCTAGAACTACTAGATG AGCTAACTCATGAGTTTCTGCAAATACTGGAGAAAACACCTAGCAGGCTCAAGAGAATTAGAAATTGGCGG GCTAATCAGGCAGCTAAGAAACCTAAAGGTGATGGACAAGTATCTGAGAACTCGCTTCTTGGTTCATCCTTGGTCCAGAATTCCATTTTGGTGGATACAGTTACTGGTGTAGCTGCAAACACAAGTTTCCAGAAACCATCGACATCATTTCCTGCACCAGTACCTCTGACCTCAGGAAGTATTTCTGTTCCAGACGGTCACGCACCTGAAAATTTGGCAATATTAGCTACAGGAATGCCAAGTACCTCATACAGTTTGGCATCACACCAGGAATGGCCTCAGCACCAAGAACAAACAAGGACAGAACAAATCTACTCCCAGAAGCAGGAGACACTGCCTGCTAGTCAGTACAACATGAACTTCCAAGCAGGGGCGTCCGTGCAGTTGCACTCCGGAGTACACCACAGACCTGACAAACTTGCTGAGCATTCTACTGTCAAACAAGAATATTCTCATAAGTCAGCAAACAAACACCACGGACAAGTCGCTGCTCCTGTAATAATTCCTCAGAAAATGTCTTTGGATAAATACAGAGAGAAGCGCAAACTAGAAACCCTGGAAATGGACGTCAGAGAACACTATGTAGCAACCCCAAGCGAGCAGCAGCATAAAAagcacctgcagccacaggcagccAGCAGTTCTGTCACGTCTCCCATTAAAATGAAACTTCCTATTGCAAATGCAGAGAAGCCAGAAAAACATTTGTCTGATAAGAAAGAGAAGGGTGGCTCGCTCAAACTCCGTATTCCAATCCCACCCACAGAAAAGGGTGCCAGTAAGGAggagctgaaaatgaaaatcaaggTTTCCTCCTCAGAAAGGCACAGCTCGTCGGACGAGGGCAGCGGCAAGAGCAAACACTCGAGTCCCCACGTCCCCAAAGAGCATAAGGACAAACACAAGGAGCACTCGCTGAACCGCCACCACGGCGTGGGCCACAAGCACTCGCACTCCCACgggggcagtggcagcagtaAGCACAGCACTGATGGAGTGACGCCCTCTGTGCTGAGGAGTCCCGTGGGCCTGAGCAGCGACGGCAATTCCTCCAGTTCCGGCTCTTCCAGGAAGAAGTTGCACAGCAACGACGCTTCTCACAACCACCACTCCAAAATGAGCAAAAGTTCCAAAAGTTCAGGTAGTTCATCTAGTTCTTGCTCTGTTAAGCAGTATGTATCCTCTCACAACTCTGTTTTTAACCTTCCCTTACCCCCTCCTCCCCCTGTCACATACCAGGTGGGCTACGGACATCTCAGCACCCTCGTGAAACTGGACAAGAAACCAGTGGAGAACGGTCCTGATGCCCATCCCCAGTACAGTACAAACAGCCAGCATATGGACTACAAAGACACATTCGACATGCTGGATTCGCTGTTAAGTGCCCAAGGAATGAACATGTAG